From a region of the Methanoculleus receptaculi genome:
- the cas1c gene encoding type I-C CRISPR-associated endonuclease Cas1c produces the protein MRKLLNTLYVTTPDAYLARDGENLVVRVGNEEKFRIPIHNLEGVVCFGYMGASPHLMRLCSENNVGLSFLTPSGKFLARVSGRVRGNVLLRRTQYRKADNRLESLEISKSFIIGKIVNCRTILGRGIRDHSAVIDCDRVRGVDALLIENLLKIEDCDSADTLRGIEGNCAKFYFVALDDLILRQKDVFYMHERNRRPPLDNMNTLLSFLYTLLAHDVESALETVGLDPYVGFFHTDRPGRPGLALDMMEELRPYMADRLALNLVNLNQVNGDDFYKKENGGVIMKDDGRKTVIAAWQKRKQDMITHPYLNEKIPIGLLPYVQAMLMARFLRGDIDGYPPFFMN, from the coding sequence ATGAGGAAGTTGCTGAATACCCTTTACGTGACAACACCGGATGCTTACCTGGCCCGCGATGGGGAGAACTTGGTGGTAAGGGTTGGTAACGAGGAGAAATTCCGTATTCCGATCCACAACCTCGAGGGGGTCGTGTGTTTCGGCTACATGGGTGCGAGCCCTCATCTGATGAGGCTTTGTTCTGAAAATAATGTGGGCCTATCCTTTTTAACGCCGTCCGGGAAGTTTCTGGCCCGGGTTAGCGGGCGCGTCCGCGGCAACGTTCTGTTGCGGCGGACACAGTACCGGAAGGCGGACAATCGTCTGGAGTCGCTGGAGATATCAAAGTCTTTTATTATAGGCAAGATCGTAAACTGTAGAACTATCCTCGGAAGGGGTATCCGCGATCACAGTGCTGTAATCGATTGCGATCGGGTCAGGGGGGTGGATGCCCTGTTGATCGAGAACCTCCTGAAGATCGAGGATTGCGATTCTGCGGATACGCTGCGTGGGATTGAAGGGAATTGCGCAAAATTCTATTTCGTTGCACTTGATGATCTGATCCTCAGGCAGAAGGACGTTTTTTACATGCATGAACGGAATCGGAGGCCGCCACTGGATAATATGAACACACTCCTCTCTTTTTTGTACACGCTTCTTGCTCACGATGTTGAGTCCGCACTGGAGACGGTCGGGCTTGATCCATATGTTGGATTTTTTCACACCGATCGTCCCGGGCGGCCCGGGCTGGCGCTGGATATGATGGAGGAACTGAGGCCGTATATGGCAGATCGTCTTGCGCTGAATCTTGTAAATTTAAATCAGGTCAACGGGGACGATTTTTATAAAAAAGAGAATGGAGGGGTTATTATGAAAGATGACGGACGGAAAACGGTGATAGCCGCATGGCAGAAGAGGAAGCAGGATATGATCACGCATCCTTACCTGAACGAGAAGATCCCTATAGGTCTGCTCCCTTATGTGCAGGCAATGCTGATGGCCCGTTTTCTCCGGGGTGATATTGATGGTTATCCGCCGTTCTTTATGAATTGA
- the cas2 gene encoding CRISPR-associated endonuclease Cas2 gives MMVLVTYDVNTETPEGKKRLRKVAAECVNYGQRVQNSVFECLVDPAQFARLKCSLCELIDMEKDSLRFYYLGKNWKNRVEHFGAKEGYDPEGLLIT, from the coding sequence ATGATGGTTCTGGTAACTTATGATGTCAACACAGAGACTCCAGAGGGAAAGAAACGGCTACGCAAGGTGGCGGCAGAATGTGTGAATTATGGGCAGCGTGTGCAGAACTCTGTGTTTGAGTGTCTCGTTGACCCCGCACAGTTTGCCAGGCTTAAGTGTTCTCTCTGTGAATTGATTGATATGGAGAAGGATAGTCTCCGGTTTTACTACCTGGGGAAGAACTGGAAAAACCGGGTGGAGCACTTCGGTGCGAAGGAGGGATACGATCCGGAAGGCTTATTGATTACATGA
- a CDS encoding DNA adenine methylase, translating to MRVCDPRPFLKWAGGKGQLLGEFEARLPRAVREGRASAYVEPFAGGGAVYFHITSKYAFDECHIFDTNEDLILAYTVVRNDVDDLIEVLRGMETTYLNLDAKKREEFYYTVRREYNKERSSIQLNNYSKAWVQRAADLIFLNRTCFNGLFRVNSEGSFNVPAGRYRNPKILHEELLRSDSELLENTGIHHGDFSSCAPFVDEKTFVYFDPPYRPLNRSSSFTSYSKGGFGDDEQRRLAAFFRDLDARGAMLMLSNSDPKNQDPSDNFFDELYAGYCIERVPARRMINSNADRRGEINEVIITNYRPAITDR from the coding sequence ATGAGGGTCTGCGATCCAAGGCCGTTTTTGAAGTGGGCTGGCGGAAAAGGCCAACTCCTGGGCGAGTTTGAGGCGCGGCTTCCGCGGGCGGTGAGAGAGGGCCGCGCCTCTGCATACGTTGAGCCGTTTGCAGGCGGAGGGGCCGTTTACTTCCATATCACCAGTAAATACGCTTTTGACGAGTGTCACATCTTTGATACCAACGAGGATCTCATCCTGGCCTACACGGTTGTCAGGAATGACGTTGACGACCTGATTGAGGTGTTGAGGGGTATGGAGACCACATACCTGAATTTAGACGCCAAAAAGCGAGAGGAGTTTTATTACACCGTCCGCCGCGAGTACAACAAAGAGAGATCCTCAATTCAGTTGAACAACTACAGCAAAGCATGGGTCCAGAGGGCTGCAGACCTCATATTCCTCAACAGAACCTGTTTTAACGGACTATTCAGGGTCAACTCAGAAGGCTCCTTCAATGTTCCGGCCGGCCGCTACAGGAACCCGAAGATACTGCACGAGGAACTGCTGCGAAGCGATTCTGAACTGCTTGAAAACACAGGAATACACCATGGCGACTTCTCATCGTGTGCCCCCTTTGTCGATGAGAAGACCTTCGTCTACTTCGACCCGCCGTACCGCCCCCTGAACCGGTCATCGAGTTTTACATCATACTCAAAAGGCGGGTTTGGTGACGATGAACAGCGGCGTCTTGCCGCGTTCTTCCGTGACCTGGACGCCAGGGGGGCGATGCTGATGCTCAGCAACTCCGACCCGAAAAATCAGGATCCCTCGGATAACTTCTTTGACGAACTTTACGCCGGATATTGCATCGAGAGGGTGCCCGCCCGGCGCATGATCAACTCCAATGCTGACCGGCGCGGGGAGATCAACGAGGTCATAATCACAAACTACAGACCCGCGATCACCGATCGGTAG
- a CDS encoding ribosome biogenesis/translation initiation ATPase RLI has protein sequence MRIAVVHRDRCHPVKCGTECIIYCPRVRTGDETVIIGDDQKAVISEELCVGCGICVKKCPFDAIDIVNLPEHLDQPVHRYGRNGFVLYGLPIPIEGKVTGILGPNGIGKSTSVKILSGMLVPNLGRNEEEISWDDVLDLYQGTELFDYLKLLSQKSVKVAVKPQYVDQIPKVFSGSVRELLATTDERGRLGYYLGRLSLTNLLDRPITTLSGGELQRVALAACFARDADFYFLDEITPYLDVYQRMAAANLVRELAMERPVVIVEHDLAILDMLADTVHIAYGEPAVFGVITHPKGVRVGINQYLEGFLPEENVRFRAYAVAFETRAHTAATNREVLLEFPAMTKRFGRFSLTVEGGEIRKGEVLGVLGANGIGKSTFAGLLAGVIEPDTGAMDKRVRISYKPQYLKGDTEATVEEILRQTTTKFDTSYYQHEILEPLSLSQLLQAPVNTLSGGELQRVAIAVCLSRDADLYILDEPSAHLDVEQRVRISRMIRKHAEVREASTLVIDHDIYVIDMISDRILVFEGNPGAEGRAAGPFDMAPGMNRFLKALGITFRRDKSGRPRINKPGSFLDREQVAAGEYYYTEISK, from the coding sequence ATGCGTATTGCCGTTGTACACCGCGATAGATGCCATCCCGTCAAGTGCGGAACAGAGTGCATCATCTACTGCCCGCGCGTCAGGACGGGCGATGAGACCGTCATCATAGGCGATGACCAGAAAGCCGTCATATCCGAGGAGCTATGTGTTGGCTGCGGCATCTGCGTGAAGAAGTGCCCTTTTGATGCCATCGATATAGTCAACCTCCCCGAGCACCTTGACCAGCCTGTCCACCGCTACGGAAGGAACGGTTTTGTTCTCTATGGTCTTCCGATCCCGATCGAGGGTAAGGTCACGGGCATCCTCGGGCCAAACGGTATAGGAAAGAGCACATCGGTCAAGATACTCTCCGGGATGCTGGTTCCAAACCTCGGGAGGAACGAAGAAGAGATCTCCTGGGACGACGTCCTCGACCTCTACCAGGGGACCGAACTCTTCGACTACCTCAAACTGCTATCGCAGAAGAGTGTGAAGGTTGCGGTGAAACCGCAGTACGTTGACCAGATCCCGAAGGTCTTCTCGGGTTCGGTTCGTGAACTCCTGGCGACGACCGATGAGCGCGGCAGACTTGGCTACTATCTCGGGCGGCTGTCGCTCACGAATCTCCTCGACCGGCCGATCACGACCCTCTCCGGCGGCGAACTCCAGCGGGTGGCGCTTGCCGCCTGTTTCGCCCGCGATGCTGATTTCTACTTCCTGGATGAGATCACACCGTATCTTGACGTCTACCAGCGGATGGCTGCCGCAAACCTGGTCCGGGAGCTCGCGATGGAGCGCCCGGTTGTGATAGTCGAGCACGACCTTGCCATACTCGATATGCTCGCCGACACCGTGCACATCGCCTACGGTGAGCCGGCGGTCTTTGGCGTCATCACACACCCGAAGGGTGTCCGGGTTGGGATTAACCAGTACCTTGAGGGGTTCCTTCCGGAGGAGAACGTCAGGTTCCGCGCATACGCCGTGGCGTTTGAAACCCGGGCGCACACCGCCGCAACCAACCGGGAGGTGCTGCTTGAGTTTCCGGCGATGACCAAACGGTTCGGCCGGTTCTCGCTCACGGTTGAGGGCGGGGAGATCCGCAAAGGGGAGGTCCTGGGAGTGCTCGGGGCAAACGGTATAGGGAAGAGCACGTTTGCAGGGCTCCTGGCCGGGGTGATCGAGCCCGACACCGGGGCGATGGACAAAAGGGTGCGGATATCCTACAAGCCGCAGTACCTGAAGGGGGATACGGAGGCGACGGTCGAGGAGATCCTCCGCCAGACGACGACGAAGTTTGATACATCCTACTACCAGCACGAGATTCTGGAGCCGCTCTCCCTCTCGCAACTGCTCCAGGCGCCGGTGAACACCCTCTCCGGCGGCGAACTCCAGCGGGTGGCGATAGCAGTCTGCCTCTCCCGCGACGCTGACCTATACATACTTGACGAACCGAGCGCCCACCTGGACGTGGAGCAGCGGGTGAGGATCTCCCGGATGATCCGTAAGCACGCCGAGGTCCGGGAGGCGAGCACGCTCGTGATCGATCACGACATCTACGTCATCGATATGATCAGCGACAGGATCCTGGTCTTTGAAGGCAACCCCGGGGCGGAGGGCAGGGCCGCCGGGCCGTTTGATATGGCGCCGGGCATGAACAGGTTCCTTAAGGCGCTCGGGATCACGTTCCGCCGGGATAAGAGCGGGAGGCCGCGGATCAACAAGCCGGGATCGTTCCTTGACCGCGAGCAGGTCGCTGCTGGTGAGTATTACTACACCGAGATATCAAAATAG
- a CDS encoding EMC6-like membrane protein, producing MPIQESDPERRFSIVSPPSREESHLQERRSTGVTMSEKPGGDEVDKTRPKTRIEKQVEHRNRIKRTLVACFMGILVGGLSFYLSGTPDPATGLQENAIIGILLLAAGVVFQKYVFMFIGVDYMELSTKDWFYQSFVTFALWFMTWTIFLTTTVLM from the coding sequence TTGCCAATCCAGGAGAGTGACCCGGAAAGGCGGTTTTCCATCGTCAGCCCGCCGTCACGGGAGGAGTCTCATCTCCAGGAGCGGCGCAGCACGGGTGTCACGATGAGCGAGAAACCGGGAGGAGATGAGGTCGATAAGACACGGCCGAAGACCCGTATCGAGAAACAGGTCGAGCACAGGAATCGGATAAAAAGGACGCTTGTAGCCTGCTTCATGGGCATCCTGGTCGGAGGTCTCTCATTCTACCTCTCAGGCACACCTGACCCGGCAACAGGTCTTCAGGAGAACGCTATTATCGGTATACTTCTCCTTGCTGCGGGCGTTGTCTTCCAGAAATATGTCTTCATGTTCATCGGCGTCGATTACATGGAACTCTCCACCAAAGACTGGTTCTACCAGAGTTTTGTGACGTTTGCACTCTGGTTTATGACCTGGACGATCTTCCTCACGACAACCGTCCTTATGTGA
- a CDS encoding mRNA surveillance protein pelota has translation MKAEVREMKNQFGEIRLFPETLDDLWHLSHLIRPGDLVFATTFRGVEMATDKIRPEKVEKRPVRLGIRVEKVEFHQHTNRLRVSGIIESGVDVSAHHTLNLETGFEISVIKRWRTVDCERIRRAVAASEYGVVHVVSIEEGEAQVYRLRQFGPEWVTTVTVGSSKGAGTGSSRSALFEKTLEAVAGVTGPLVVAGPGFVKDEFVGYVKTRDPDLAGRTAAVETRRVGRGAVQEVIGQGVIERLLGDLHLGREVTLMEEVLLRIATGGAVAYGIRDVRKAVTYGAAETVLVTDTLLRDEEAATLIEQAEEINTTIVVMSTEFEPGERLEAIGGMAALLRYRIE, from the coding sequence ATGAAGGCCGAAGTCCGTGAGATGAAGAACCAGTTTGGCGAGATCCGTCTCTTCCCTGAGACACTCGACGACCTCTGGCACCTCTCCCACCTTATCCGGCCGGGGGATCTCGTCTTTGCGACGACATTCCGCGGCGTGGAGATGGCGACCGATAAGATCCGTCCCGAGAAGGTCGAGAAACGACCGGTCAGGCTCGGAATCCGCGTCGAGAAAGTGGAGTTCCACCAGCACACAAACCGTCTCCGGGTCTCCGGCATCATCGAGAGCGGGGTGGACGTCTCCGCACACCACACCCTGAATCTCGAGACAGGGTTTGAGATCTCGGTCATAAAACGCTGGCGCACCGTCGACTGTGAACGGATCCGGCGCGCCGTCGCCGCCTCCGAGTACGGTGTGGTTCACGTCGTGAGCATCGAGGAGGGCGAGGCCCAGGTCTACCGCCTCCGCCAGTTCGGCCCGGAGTGGGTGACCACCGTAACAGTCGGCAGCAGCAAGGGCGCCGGAACCGGCAGCAGCCGATCGGCGCTCTTTGAGAAGACGCTCGAGGCGGTAGCGGGGGTAACCGGGCCTCTCGTCGTCGCGGGGCCCGGGTTTGTGAAGGACGAGTTCGTGGGTTACGTAAAGACCCGCGACCCCGACCTCGCCGGGCGGACGGCCGCCGTCGAGACGCGCCGGGTCGGGCGGGGCGCTGTGCAGGAGGTCATCGGCCAGGGCGTCATCGAGAGGCTGCTCGGTGATCTCCACCTTGGAAGGGAGGTCACGCTTATGGAGGAGGTCCTGCTCCGGATCGCCACCGGGGGTGCCGTTGCATACGGTATCAGGGATGTCCGCAAAGCGGTCACATACGGCGCCGCGGAGACGGTGCTGGTCACCGACACCCTGCTCCGGGATGAGGAGGCCGCAACACTCATCGAGCAGGCCGAGGAGATCAACACCACGATAGTGGTGATGAGCACCGAGTTCGAGCCTGGAGAGCGCCTGGAGGCGATCGGTGGTATGGCGGCGCTCCTGCGCTACAGGATCGAGTGA
- the rqcH gene encoding ribosome rescue protein RqcH, which yields MATLQGMSGIDLRALVGEASERLPLWVGKIYQFDAKTLGIRLNGEDRAKYLLIVEAGRRAHFTAEFPTPPKHPPGFAMLLRKHLNGGKVLGIHQFGLERAICLDIGKRETTYHLIFELFDEGNVVLCDEGYTIIKPLWHHRFRSREVVPGAVYATGGPDCSTLSPDEFQAMLAASDRDIVRTLAVDCLLGGAYAEAVCRMAGVDKSAPAADVDAGAVREALAHLIADAEGHREPVITATGCWPVILPGEEVIERFSTFSEALDEFYPPAAGEKEETAPGKPRLSREEVIRQRQAEAIRGFEKKIERYERVVEAIYENYTTVAGILAALDEASRTRSWQEIEAILRSNRDNPAAKMVCAVHPAEAAVELDLQGERVKVYVHESIEQNIGRCYDQIKKFKKKRAGAVAAMERAVPERPRPKRDTPLQKKRWYHRFRWFVTSDGVLVIGGRDASQNEELVRKYMEGGDLFVHADVHGGSVVIVKGRTERMDEAAQFAASYSNAWKAGHFTADVYAARPEQVSKTAESGEYVARGAFVVRGERQYFRDVPLAVAIGLQVSPEVAVIGGPPAAVAGRASVWVELRPGQFEPNDTAKKVVRALRDKLPEDEWKGLKNALNTEAVAAFVPPGGSDLIES from the coding sequence ATGGCGACACTACAGGGTATGAGCGGGATCGACCTCCGGGCTCTCGTTGGGGAGGCCTCCGAACGCCTCCCTCTCTGGGTCGGCAAGATCTACCAGTTCGACGCAAAGACCCTGGGCATCAGGTTGAACGGCGAGGACCGGGCAAAATACCTGCTGATCGTGGAGGCCGGGAGACGGGCTCATTTCACCGCGGAGTTCCCGACACCCCCAAAACACCCTCCAGGGTTTGCGATGCTGCTTCGAAAGCACCTGAACGGCGGAAAGGTGCTTGGCATACATCAGTTCGGGCTTGAACGCGCGATATGCCTCGATATAGGGAAGAGGGAGACGACCTATCACCTCATCTTTGAGTTGTTTGATGAGGGGAACGTCGTCCTCTGCGACGAGGGGTATACCATCATCAAACCGCTATGGCACCACCGGTTCAGGAGCCGGGAGGTGGTCCCCGGCGCGGTATATGCCACCGGAGGACCTGACTGCTCAACCCTCTCCCCCGATGAGTTCCAGGCGATGCTTGCTGCGTCCGACCGCGATATTGTCCGGACGCTCGCCGTCGACTGTCTCCTCGGCGGCGCATACGCCGAAGCGGTCTGCCGGATGGCAGGGGTGGATAAGAGCGCCCCTGCCGCGGATGTCGATGCCGGGGCTGTCAGGGAGGCGCTCGCCCATCTCATAGCCGATGCTGAAGGCCACCGGGAGCCGGTGATCACGGCCACGGGATGCTGGCCGGTGATACTACCAGGAGAAGAGGTTATCGAGAGGTTCTCGACATTCAGCGAGGCGCTGGATGAGTTCTACCCGCCGGCAGCCGGCGAGAAAGAAGAGACTGCACCTGGAAAACCCCGCCTCTCCCGGGAAGAGGTGATCCGGCAGCGCCAGGCCGAGGCGATCAGGGGGTTTGAGAAGAAGATTGAGCGCTACGAACGCGTAGTGGAGGCGATCTACGAGAACTACACAACGGTTGCCGGGATCCTGGCGGCGCTCGATGAGGCAAGCAGAACCCGTTCCTGGCAGGAGATCGAGGCTATACTCAGGTCAAACCGCGACAACCCGGCAGCGAAGATGGTCTGCGCGGTGCATCCCGCCGAGGCAGCGGTGGAACTCGACCTCCAGGGGGAGCGGGTGAAGGTCTACGTCCACGAGAGTATCGAGCAGAACATCGGCCGCTGCTACGACCAGATCAAGAAGTTCAAGAAGAAGAGGGCAGGTGCAGTTGCGGCGATGGAGCGGGCGGTCCCGGAGAGACCGCGGCCAAAACGGGATACTCCCCTCCAGAAGAAGCGGTGGTACCACCGGTTCCGCTGGTTCGTCACCAGCGACGGTGTCCTTGTCATCGGCGGCCGGGACGCCTCCCAGAACGAGGAACTCGTCAGGAAGTACATGGAGGGCGGCGACCTCTTCGTCCACGCCGATGTCCATGGCGGGAGCGTGGTCATCGTGAAGGGCAGGACAGAACGCATGGACGAGGCCGCGCAGTTCGCCGCATCCTACTCCAACGCCTGGAAGGCCGGGCATTTCACCGCCGACGTCTATGCCGCCAGGCCCGAACAGGTGAGCAAGACCGCCGAGTCCGGGGAGTACGTGGCACGAGGCGCTTTCGTCGTCAGGGGTGAACGGCAGTACTTCAGGGACGTCCCCCTGGCCGTAGCCATCGGTCTTCAGGTCTCGCCGGAGGTCGCCGTCATCGGCGGTCCGCCTGCTGCCGTCGCCGGGCGTGCCAGTGTCTGGGTCGAACTCCGTCCGGGGCAGTTTGAGCCAAACGACACGGCAAAGAAGGTTGTCCGGGCGCTCAGGGACAAACTCCCGGAGGACGAGTGGAAAGGGCTCAAGAACGCCCTGAACACCGAGGCGGTTGCTGCTTTCGTCCCGCCGGGGGGATCCGATCTCATAGAGTCATGA
- a CDS encoding FKBP-type peptidyl-prolyl cis-trans isomerase has product MAVQEGDFVRIRYTGRIGGDVFDTTDEEIAKEEDIYNQMAEYGPVTIRLGSRHILAGLEEELIGKEVGTEGEVEIPPEKAFGEHDENEVRSFPVTQFREKPEPGMRVSIEGREGVVISVIGRRAVVDFNHPFAGKSVHYTYSILEKVEDQAEQIRGLIRIFARRNDIDLRITDGTVELELPHDIIYDRRWMVWRGNLISQVFEYYPEVSKVVMKETFTRPPSTELEPEIEKTETAEMEESRESEE; this is encoded by the coding sequence ATGGCAGTTCAGGAAGGAGATTTTGTCAGGATCAGATACACCGGGCGTATCGGTGGAGACGTTTTTGATACTACAGATGAGGAGATTGCAAAGGAAGAGGATATCTACAATCAGATGGCGGAATACGGCCCGGTAACCATCCGCCTTGGAAGCCGCCACATCCTTGCCGGTCTTGAAGAGGAACTGATCGGAAAGGAGGTTGGCACGGAAGGGGAGGTCGAGATCCCGCCCGAGAAGGCGTTCGGAGAGCACGACGAGAACGAGGTGAGGTCTTTCCCGGTCACGCAGTTCCGCGAGAAGCCCGAACCCGGGATGCGGGTCAGCATCGAAGGCAGGGAGGGTGTGGTCATCAGCGTCATAGGGAGGCGCGCGGTCGTTGACTTCAACCATCCCTTCGCCGGGAAGAGCGTGCACTACACCTACAGCATACTCGAGAAGGTCGAGGATCAGGCGGAGCAGATCAGGGGTCTCATCAGGATCTTCGCCCGCCGGAACGATATCGATCTCAGGATCACCGATGGGACGGTCGAACTCGAGCTGCCTCATGATATCATCTATGACCGGCGCTGGATGGTCTGGCGGGGGAATCTGATCAGCCAGGTCTTCGAATACTATCCTGAGGTCAGCAAGGTCGTCATGAAGGAGACGTTCACCCGCCCGCCCTCGACCGAGCTGGAGCCAGAGATAGAAAAGACTGAGACTGCTGAGATGGAAGAGAGCAGGGAGTCGGAGGAGTAA
- the cyaB gene encoding class IV adenylate cyclase gives MVYIIIPESKPDARVMLEVEAKFAVRGLDAIRSRLEAMGARKGRREQERDVYYNAPHRDFGETDEALRVRYDDTGVTLTYKGPKVRVGGAKAREEHNLVVNSGETLETMLSSLGFRRAATVSKTREFYYMGGVTITLDTVEGLGTFIEIEILTEDGRDDAAARIGAIAKEVGVDGPPIYTSYLEMLLFKR, from the coding sequence ATGGTATATATCATCATTCCAGAGAGCAAACCTGATGCGAGGGTTATGCTAGAGGTGGAGGCAAAGTTTGCGGTCAGGGGTCTCGATGCCATCAGGTCCCGGCTGGAGGCGATGGGAGCGCGAAAGGGCAGGAGAGAACAGGAGCGGGACGTCTATTACAACGCTCCGCACCGCGATTTCGGAGAGACCGATGAAGCGCTGCGGGTCCGGTACGATGATACCGGAGTCACCCTGACCTACAAAGGCCCGAAGGTTCGTGTTGGCGGCGCAAAGGCCCGGGAAGAGCATAACCTGGTGGTGAACTCCGGCGAGACCCTCGAGACGATGCTCTCCAGCCTTGGATTCCGGCGCGCAGCCACTGTCTCCAAGACGCGCGAGTTCTACTATATGGGAGGTGTGACCATAACACTCGACACCGTCGAGGGACTCGGGACGTTCATCGAGATCGAGATCCTGACCGAAGACGGTAGAGACGATGCCGCCGCAAGGATTGGTGCGATTGCAAAAGAGGTGGGTGTAGATGGTCCACCGATCTACACCTCGTATCTTGAGATGCTGCTGTTCAAACGCTGA
- a CDS encoding metallophosphoesterase family protein: MMDVLLLADLHGNYGKVDAFLGYDYDAVIIAGDITNFGPLEPVESLLSSFEVPCFAIPGNCDPREIVDVLERSDAVCLHNSWISLGKVTFAGLGGSNKTPFDTPFELTEEEIDKELGRIVRYMERNVHNVLISHAPPYKTLDTVGANHVGSQSIRKHMTGFDLVCCAHIHEARGITTADGVTIVNPGPASDGYGALIRFGNEPKEIRIDLISV; the protein is encoded by the coding sequence ATGATGGATGTGCTCCTCCTAGCAGATCTGCACGGAAACTACGGAAAAGTTGACGCTTTTCTTGGCTACGACTACGATGCGGTCATAATCGCTGGTGACATAACCAATTTCGGTCCACTTGAACCTGTAGAGTCATTACTCTCCTCCTTCGAGGTGCCATGTTTTGCAATACCAGGCAACTGCGATCCCCGCGAGATCGTCGACGTGCTCGAGCGTTCGGATGCGGTCTGTCTGCATAACTCCTGGATCTCCCTTGGCAAGGTAACATTCGCCGGGCTGGGGGGCTCGAACAAGACCCCCTTTGACACACCGTTTGAACTGACGGAAGAAGAGATCGATAAAGAACTGGGGCGGATTGTCAGGTACATGGAGCGGAACGTTCACAACGTCCTGATCAGCCATGCGCCGCCATACAAGACGCTGGACACCGTCGGCGCGAACCACGTCGGCAGCCAGAGCATAAGAAAGCACATGACCGGTTTCGACCTGGTCTGCTGCGCCCACATCCATGAGGCACGGGGGATCACCACGGCAGACGGTGTCACCATCGTCAACCCGGGACCTGCATCGGATGGATACGGCGCTCTCATCCGTTTCGGGAATGAGCCAAAAGAGATCCGTATTGATCTGATCAGCGTTTGA
- a CDS encoding TIGR04013 family B12-binding domain/radical SAM domain-containing protein: protein MRVYWRYIPQARNTLAALAAACEVHGYELDVADGPRPDVTIYSLNSINERVYRDEIAGADCITIVGGPHASACYREVAEYADYVVVGEGEYTLPALLAAIEDGRNAPPGVATSAGYTPAQHTVLLDGYPPFSRIKGFVEITRGCPFSCGYCQTPRLFGRCMRHRSIDEIVRYASRYRDIRFVAPNAFAYGSDGIHLRLDRVERLLRQLDGRRVFFGTFPGEVRPECVSRESLELVTGHCANTRLHFGAQSGSDAVLRRLHRGHTVQDVLSAVDLCREYGLVPVVDFILGLPFETDDDQRATLDLVREVTRAGKAHIHYFMPLPGTPLSNARPRPLLPETESVLGKLALDGRITGSWMDHEIRFFRHTPHL, encoded by the coding sequence ATGAGGGTATACTGGCGATACATCCCCCAGGCGAGGAACACCCTCGCCGCGCTTGCTGCGGCGTGCGAGGTGCACGGCTACGAACTCGATGTGGCGGACGGCCCCCGGCCGGACGTCACCATCTACAGCCTGAACTCTATCAACGAGCGCGTCTACCGTGATGAGATCGCCGGCGCAGACTGTATAACGATTGTCGGCGGGCCTCATGCCTCCGCCTGCTACCGTGAGGTGGCCGAATACGCCGATTACGTCGTCGTCGGGGAGGGCGAGTACACCCTCCCGGCGCTTCTTGCCGCCATCGAGGATGGGCGGAACGCTCCTCCAGGGGTTGCCACCTCTGCGGGCTACACCCCTGCACAACACACCGTTCTCCTCGACGGTTACCCGCCCTTCTCGCGTATCAAGGGTTTTGTCGAGATAACGAGGGGATGCCCATTCTCCTGCGGCTACTGCCAGACGCCGCGCCTCTTCGGGCGGTGTATGCGCCACCGCTCCATCGACGAGATCGTCCGCTACGCCTCGCGCTACCGGGATATCCGGTTCGTAGCCCCGAACGCCTTTGCCTACGGCTCTGACGGCATCCATCTGCGGCTTGACAGGGTAGAACGGCTCCTCCGGCAACTCGATGGTCGGCGGGTCTTCTTTGGCACATTTCCGGGCGAGGTGCGCCCGGAGTGCGTCTCGCGAGAGTCCCTTGAACTCGTGACCGGCCACTGCGCCAACACCCGTCTTCACTTTGGGGCGCAGTCGGGGAGTGATGCGGTGCTGCGCCGTCTGCACCGGGGGCATACGGTCCAGGACGTCCTTTCCGCCGTCGACCTCTGCCGCGAATACGGGCTCGTTCCGGTCGTCGATTTCATCCTGGGGCTGCCATTTGAGACCGATGATGACCAGCGCGCAACGCTCGACCTGGTGAGGGAGGTGACGCGGGCCGGGAAGGCGCATATCCACTACTTCATGCCGCTGCCGGGGACACCGCTCTCAAACGCCCGCCCCCGGCCGCTCCTTCCGGAGACCGAGAGCGTCCTTGGAAAACTGGCGCTCGATGGCAGAATAACCGGCTCGTGGATGGATCATGAGATAAGGTTTTTTAGACACACTCCTCATCTATAG